A region from the Arvicola amphibius chromosome 12, mArvAmp1.2, whole genome shotgun sequence genome encodes:
- the Kctd21 gene encoding BTB/POZ domain-containing protein KCTD21 isoform X2: protein MSDPITLNVGGKLYTTSLATLTSFPDSMLGAMFSGKIPTKKDSQGNCFIDRDGKVFRYILNFLRTSHLDLPEDFQEMGLLRREADFYQVQPLIEALQEKEVELSKAEKNAMLNITLKQRVQTVHFTVREAPQIYSLSSSSMEVFNANIFSTSCLFLKLLGSKLFYCSNGNLSSITSHLQDPNHLTLDWVANVDGLPEEEYTKQNLKRLWVVPANKQINSFQVFVEEVLKIALSDGFCIDSSHPHALDFMNNKIIRLIRYR, encoded by the coding sequence ATGTCTGACCCCATCACACTGAATGTCGGGGGGAAGCTCTACACAACCTCCCTGGCCACCTTGACCAGCTTCCCTGACTCCATGCTGGGAGCCATGTTCAGCGGGAAGATACCCACCAagaaggacagccagggcaactgCTTCATCGACCGCGATGGCAAAGTCTTCCGCTATATCCTCAACTTCCTGCGGACCTCCCACCTGGACCTGCCGGAGGACTTCCAGGAGATGGGCCTGCTCCGCAGGGAAGCTGACTTCTACCAGGTCCAGCCCCTGATCGAGGCCCTGcaggagaaggaggtggagcTCTCCAAGGCCGAGAAGAACGCCATGCTCAACATCACCCTGAAGCAGCGCGTGCAGACGGTCCACTTCACGGTGCGGGAGGCGCCACAGATCTACAGCCTGTCGTCCTCCAGCATGGAGGTCTTCAACGCCAACATCTTCAGcacctcctgcctcttcctcaagCTCCTGGGCTCCAAGCTCTTCTACTGCTCCAACGGCAacctctcctccatcaccagccACTTGCAGGACCCCAACCACCTCACTCTGGACTGGGTGGCCAATGTGGACGGCCTCCCAGAGGAAGAGTACACCAAGCAGAACCTCAAGAGGCTGTGGGTGGTGCCCGCCAACAAGCAGATCAACAGCTTCCAGGTCTTCGTGGAGGAGGTGCTGAAGATCGCCCTGAGCGATGGCTTCTGCATCGACTCTTCCCATCCGCACGCTCTGGACTTCATGAACAATAAGATCATCCGGTTGATACGGTACAGGTAG
- the Kctd21 gene encoding BTB/POZ domain-containing protein KCTD21 isoform X1, which translates to MSDPITLNVGGKLYTTSLATLTSFPDSMLGAMFSGKIPTKKDSQGNCFIDRDGKVFRYILNFLRTSHLDLPEDFQEMGLLRREADFYQVQPLIEALQEKEVELSKAEKNAMLNITLKQRVQTVHFTVREAPQIYSLSSSSMEVFNANIFSTSCLFLKLLGSKLFYCSNGNLSSITSHLQDPNHLTLDWVANVDGLPEEEYTKQNLKRLWVVPANKQINSFQVFVEEVLKIALSDGFCIDSSHPHALDFMNNKIIRLIRYRA; encoded by the exons ATGTCTGACCCCATCACACTGAATGTCGGGGGGAAGCTCTACACAACCTCCCTGGCCACCTTGACCAGCTTCCCTGACTCCATGCTGGGAGCCATGTTCAGCGGGAAGATACCCACCAagaaggacagccagggcaactgCTTCATCGACCGCGATGGCAAAGTCTTCCGCTATATCCTCAACTTCCTGCGGACCTCCCACCTGGACCTGCCGGAGGACTTCCAGGAGATGGGCCTGCTCCGCAGGGAAGCTGACTTCTACCAGGTCCAGCCCCTGATCGAGGCCCTGcaggagaaggaggtggagcTCTCCAAGGCCGAGAAGAACGCCATGCTCAACATCACCCTGAAGCAGCGCGTGCAGACGGTCCACTTCACGGTGCGGGAGGCGCCACAGATCTACAGCCTGTCGTCCTCCAGCATGGAGGTCTTCAACGCCAACATCTTCAGcacctcctgcctcttcctcaagCTCCTGGGCTCCAAGCTCTTCTACTGCTCCAACGGCAacctctcctccatcaccagccACTTGCAGGACCCCAACCACCTCACTCTGGACTGGGTGGCCAATGTGGACGGCCTCCCAGAGGAAGAGTACACCAAGCAGAACCTCAAGAGGCTGTGGGTGGTGCCCGCCAACAAGCAGATCAACAGCTTCCAGGTCTTCGTGGAGGAGGTGCTGAAGATCGCCCTGAGCGATGGCTTCTGCATCGACTCTTCCCATCCGCACGCTCTGGACTTCATGAACAATAAGATCATCCGGTTGATACGGTACAG GGCTTGA
- the Kctd21 gene encoding BTB/POZ domain-containing protein KCTD21 isoform X3: MSDPITLNVGGKLYTTSLATLTSFPDSMLGAMFSGKIPTKKDSQGNCFIDRDGKVFRYILNFLRTSHLDLPEDFQEMGLLRREADFYQVQPLIEALQEKEVELSKAEKNAMLNITLKQRVQTVHFTVREAPQIYSLSSSSMEVFNANIFSTSCLFLKLLGSKLFYCSNGNLSSITSHLQDPNHLTLDWVANVDGLPEEEYTKQNLKRLWVVPANKQINSFQVFVEEVLKIALSDGFCIDSSHPHALDFMNNKIIRLIRA, translated from the exons ATGTCTGACCCCATCACACTGAATGTCGGGGGGAAGCTCTACACAACCTCCCTGGCCACCTTGACCAGCTTCCCTGACTCCATGCTGGGAGCCATGTTCAGCGGGAAGATACCCACCAagaaggacagccagggcaactgCTTCATCGACCGCGATGGCAAAGTCTTCCGCTATATCCTCAACTTCCTGCGGACCTCCCACCTGGACCTGCCGGAGGACTTCCAGGAGATGGGCCTGCTCCGCAGGGAAGCTGACTTCTACCAGGTCCAGCCCCTGATCGAGGCCCTGcaggagaaggaggtggagcTCTCCAAGGCCGAGAAGAACGCCATGCTCAACATCACCCTGAAGCAGCGCGTGCAGACGGTCCACTTCACGGTGCGGGAGGCGCCACAGATCTACAGCCTGTCGTCCTCCAGCATGGAGGTCTTCAACGCCAACATCTTCAGcacctcctgcctcttcctcaagCTCCTGGGCTCCAAGCTCTTCTACTGCTCCAACGGCAacctctcctccatcaccagccACTTGCAGGACCCCAACCACCTCACTCTGGACTGGGTGGCCAATGTGGACGGCCTCCCAGAGGAAGAGTACACCAAGCAGAACCTCAAGAGGCTGTGGGTGGTGCCCGCCAACAAGCAGATCAACAGCTTCCAGGTCTTCGTGGAGGAGGTGCTGAAGATCGCCCTGAGCGATGGCTTCTGCATCGACTCTTCCCATCCGCACGCTCTGGACTTCATGAACAATAAGATCATCCGGTTGATACG GGCTTGA